In Synechococcus sp. KORDI-52, one genomic interval encodes:
- a CDS encoding sulfotransferase family protein, whose translation MASDATFLLGVGAQKAGTSWLHDQLQRRSDTDFGFLKEYHVFDALELERFASFRPKRPTPLKWRTWRRARFIARPERYFDYFASRVRPARIRLTGDITPSYAGLKAESYQHIQKAFAQRGVRTRAVFIMRDPVERFLSQQRMQLRKRGLLTPDHETEHLNKASLKLLKRESSRSDYPATIDALRDGFATSEVFIGLYETLFTADNHRALCRYLGIPEQIPDWSHRVNASQATASVPPELLQRLSQHFDPLVKAVQDRCPDLKVEEQWATAMTWRES comes from the coding sequence TTGGCCTCTGACGCAACCTTTCTGCTCGGCGTTGGCGCCCAGAAAGCAGGAACCTCCTGGCTGCACGATCAACTGCAACGCCGCAGCGATACCGATTTCGGTTTTCTGAAGGAGTACCACGTTTTCGATGCTCTCGAGCTGGAACGCTTTGCCAGCTTCCGGCCCAAGCGCCCCACACCACTGAAGTGGCGCACCTGGCGTCGGGCGCGCTTCATCGCACGTCCCGAGCGCTACTTCGACTACTTCGCATCACGGGTCCGGCCAGCCCGGATCCGCCTCACGGGAGACATCACCCCCTCCTACGCCGGGTTGAAAGCGGAGAGCTATCAGCACATCCAGAAGGCCTTCGCGCAACGCGGTGTGAGAACGCGGGCGGTGTTCATCATGCGCGACCCGGTGGAACGGTTTTTGTCGCAGCAACGCATGCAACTGCGCAAGCGCGGCTTGCTCACGCCCGACCATGAAACCGAGCATCTGAACAAGGCCAGCCTCAAACTGCTCAAGCGTGAATCGTCCCGTAGCGATTACCCCGCAACCATCGATGCCCTGCGGGACGGATTCGCAACATCGGAGGTCTTCATCGGCTTGTACGAAACCCTGTTCACCGCAGACAACCACCGTGCCTTGTGCCGGTATCTCGGCATCCCGGAGCAGATCCCTGATTGGAGTCATCGGGTGAATGCCAGTCAGGCCACAGCCTCGGTTCCACCGGAGCTGTTGCAACGCCTAAGCCAGCACTTCGACCCGTTGGTGAAAGCCGTGCAGGACCGCTGTCCTGATCTCAAGGTTGAAGAGCAATGGGCCACCGCCATGACCTGGCGAGAGAGCTGA
- a CDS encoding sulfotransferase has translation MSSTRLKLLLIRGLGHSGTTMLDLALGSHPLIIGLGEAARILATPQPGDEHRGPSQLRGAHRFERRCTCGAIAAECPLWGPQLEWLRLHDQTSMQDKVRRLLMHSPHAGEAVWHVDSYQDDLEMTRLPEAMFDIRIIHLVRDVRSWVHSRAQAGRKAGQRWSAARQLARWWRVNAKFERAFRQSPYPVFRLGYEEFALQPQRSLQLLCSWLAIDFQEAMLAPGLNSSSHILAGNRVRFDADRSRTIAYDGGWLGAPAPTAAHLGLLLPAVARMNRRLVYSNDLFCR, from the coding sequence ATGAGCAGCACGCGATTGAAGTTGCTGCTGATCCGTGGTCTCGGCCACAGCGGTACAACGATGCTGGATCTGGCCCTGGGGTCGCATCCGCTGATCATCGGCCTGGGTGAGGCGGCGCGGATCCTGGCGACGCCGCAACCCGGGGATGAGCATCGCGGGCCCAGCCAACTGCGCGGTGCCCACCGGTTTGAGCGGCGCTGCACCTGTGGTGCCATCGCGGCGGAGTGCCCACTGTGGGGTCCGCAGCTCGAGTGGTTGCGCCTGCATGACCAAACGTCGATGCAGGACAAAGTGCGGCGGTTGCTGATGCATTCACCCCACGCCGGGGAGGCGGTGTGGCATGTGGACTCCTATCAGGACGATCTGGAGATGACGCGGTTGCCCGAGGCGATGTTCGACATTCGGATCATCCATCTGGTGCGCGATGTGCGCTCCTGGGTTCATTCGCGGGCCCAGGCCGGGCGTAAGGCAGGCCAGCGTTGGTCTGCAGCGCGTCAACTGGCGCGCTGGTGGCGTGTCAACGCCAAATTTGAACGGGCTTTTCGCCAGTCTCCCTACCCGGTGTTTCGTCTGGGTTATGAGGAATTCGCGCTTCAGCCCCAGCGCAGTCTGCAGTTGCTCTGCAGTTGGCTGGCCATCGATTTCCAGGAGGCGATGCTGGCTCCCGGCCTGAACAGCAGCAGCCACATCCTGGCTGGAAACCGGGTCCGCTTCGATGCGGACCGCAGTCGAACGATTGCCTACGACGGGGGCTGGTTGGGGGCGCCAGCACCCACGGCTGCCCATCTCGGTTTGCTCCTGCCTGCGGTGGCGCGGATGAACCGCCGCCTGGTGTATTCCAACGACCTGTTCTGCCGTTGA
- a CDS encoding glycosyltransferase produces the protein MTARVLVLAPTRRARTETFVRANLARLPFAVEACFGDEIPWREPLKALYGLAVLTSKVCTRLGWLRLATLPASSVAVLLVRRHRPDVVMVEFGFHAVRVMELARTGVPLVVHFRGADASAERYVNRLEQRYRRLFQLTSAVIVKNQTMRSRLIALGAQPAHVVISPSGADEQRFQGANPASMPPRFLAVGRFVSKKGPMDTLEAFALLRGLTDQADACSLVMVGDGPLLPVVQQRVRQLGLEQCVLFPGVLSPDAVVQEMRRARVFVQHSRTAEDGDEEGCPVSVMEAQLCGLPVVATRHGGIPDVVLDQQTGRLVEEGDRRAMAEAMALLVHRPDLAAAWGAAGQRRAQARFTVAHHVNQITMLLNGLVDQSR, from the coding sequence ATGACAGCACGTGTTCTGGTGTTGGCGCCGACCCGTCGGGCCCGAACGGAAACCTTCGTGCGCGCGAATCTGGCCCGCTTGCCGTTTGCGGTGGAGGCTTGTTTCGGGGATGAGATTCCCTGGCGCGAGCCCCTCAAAGCGCTCTATGGCCTGGCGGTGCTCACCAGCAAGGTCTGCACCCGATTGGGTTGGCTGCGGCTGGCCACCCTGCCCGCATCCAGCGTGGCTGTGCTCTTGGTGCGCCGCCATCGGCCGGATGTGGTGATGGTGGAGTTCGGCTTTCATGCCGTTCGGGTGATGGAGCTGGCTCGCACGGGAGTCCCCCTGGTGGTGCACTTCCGGGGCGCCGATGCCTCCGCGGAGCGCTACGTGAACCGCCTGGAGCAGCGCTATCGCCGCTTGTTTCAGCTCACCTCGGCTGTGATCGTCAAGAACCAGACGATGCGGAGCCGTTTGATCGCCCTTGGCGCTCAGCCGGCGCACGTGGTGATCAGTCCATCCGGTGCCGACGAGCAGCGCTTTCAGGGGGCCAATCCCGCCTCCATGCCACCGCGGTTTCTGGCGGTGGGGCGTTTTGTCTCCAAAAAGGGGCCGATGGACACATTGGAAGCTTTTGCCCTTTTGCGAGGCCTGACGGATCAGGCCGATGCCTGCAGCCTGGTGATGGTGGGTGATGGGCCTCTGCTTCCCGTTGTGCAGCAACGGGTGCGTCAGCTTGGCCTCGAGCAGTGTGTTCTGTTTCCTGGTGTTCTCTCGCCCGATGCGGTGGTGCAGGAGATGCGGCGCGCGCGGGTGTTTGTGCAGCATTCCCGCACCGCGGAGGATGGTGATGAGGAGGGATGCCCGGTCTCCGTGATGGAAGCTCAACTTTGTGGTCTGCCCGTTGTGGCCACCCGTCATGGCGGCATTCCTGACGTGGTTCTGGATCAGCAGACCGGACGGCTGGTGGAGGAAGGCGATCGTCGGGCGATGGCGGAGGCCATGGCCTTGCTGGTGCATCGGCCGGACCTCGCGGCTGCCTGGGGCGCTGCGGGTCAGCGTCGGGCCCAGGCTCGGTTCACCGTGGCGCATCATGTGAATCAGATCACAATGCTCCTCAACGGTTTGGTGGATCAGAGCCGATGA
- a CDS encoding glycosyltransferase — translation MDVPELVDSGRDDLWIVLPHLGAGGAQKVALIAALHFAAQGLKVKLVTLIPGHPVAHALPDGIPLLELGAPTHRSWWARGGRFTLAQLDKLIRLLFQLQLRWFGGWFQGRVDPGAGGLAMQLFRVGTEATAGFRFRQLRRQLRRQRPHRILALLTRTNITCCCAAWDLPIHLVVSERNDPSLQLLPEVWQRLRPLAYRRADVVTANTAGVLSALDGMGAWQRLALLPNPMPGVPASGVGSGASNAIGFITVARLVPQKGLDVLLAALPRLSGAAAAWPVTSVGDGPEREMLQQQAQDLGVSGRLRWLGFRSDPERFLADAAVFVLPSRFEGMPNALLEAMAAGLAVIVTDASPGPLEVVEPRVSGLVVPSDDPVALAAAMQELASDPERCRRMGAAARQRIAALDWPQLEPLWRSILALS, via the coding sequence ATGGACGTGCCGGAGCTGGTGGATTCAGGTCGTGATGATCTGTGGATCGTGCTGCCGCATCTGGGGGCGGGGGGTGCTCAGAAAGTGGCCTTGATTGCCGCCCTTCATTTCGCAGCTCAGGGGTTGAAGGTGAAGCTGGTCACGCTCATCCCAGGCCATCCCGTGGCCCATGCCCTTCCCGACGGGATTCCACTGCTTGAACTGGGGGCACCGACCCATCGCTCCTGGTGGGCCCGTGGGGGGCGTTTCACCCTGGCGCAGCTCGACAAGTTGATCCGCTTGTTGTTTCAGCTGCAGTTGCGCTGGTTCGGCGGCTGGTTTCAAGGCCGCGTTGATCCAGGGGCTGGGGGCCTGGCCATGCAGCTGTTTCGAGTCGGAACGGAGGCGACGGCTGGTTTTCGCTTCCGGCAGCTGCGCCGGCAGTTGCGCCGTCAGCGGCCCCATCGGATCCTGGCCCTGCTCACCCGCACCAACATCACCTGCTGTTGCGCCGCCTGGGACTTGCCGATCCACCTCGTGGTCTCGGAGCGCAACGACCCCTCGCTTCAGTTGCTGCCGGAGGTGTGGCAGCGGCTCCGGCCCCTGGCCTATCGGCGGGCGGATGTGGTGACCGCCAACACAGCTGGCGTGCTCTCGGCGTTGGACGGCATGGGGGCCTGGCAGCGGTTGGCCCTGCTGCCCAACCCGATGCCCGGTGTGCCCGCGTCTGGTGTGGGCAGCGGTGCGTCCAACGCCATCGGCTTCATCACCGTGGCCAGGCTGGTGCCGCAGAAGGGGCTCGATGTCTTGCTTGCCGCGTTGCCCAGGTTGAGCGGAGCCGCAGCGGCCTGGCCCGTCACCTCGGTGGGTGATGGGCCGGAGCGCGAGATGTTGCAGCAACAGGCGCAGGATCTCGGGGTATCAGGACGGCTGCGATGGCTGGGGTTCCGCTCTGATCCCGAGCGCTTTCTGGCGGACGCTGCTGTGTTTGTGCTGCCGTCCCGTTTTGAAGGCATGCCCAATGCTCTGCTGGAGGCCATGGCTGCCGGTCTGGCCGTGATCGTGACGGATGCCTCCCCGGGTCCCCTGGAGGTGGTGGAGCCACGGGTGAGCGGTTTGGTTGTACCGAGTGATGATCCCGTTGCTTTGGCTGCAGCGATGCAGGAGCTGGCCTCGGATCCAGAGCGTTGCCGGCGGATGGGTGCAGCGGCCAGGCAGCGAATCGCTGCGTTGGATTGGCCCCAGTTGGAACCGCTCTGGCGGTCGATCCTGGCCTTGTCATGA
- a CDS encoding glycosyltransferase produces MKPAAQRCRSALLFIDSLKLGGAERVTLQWAEWLLAGGWSVTLLTSKSASHDFYPVPAGLRRLQEPVLPGGLDRALFWPLKLWRLRKLLRREQPDLLIGMTTLPSIKVALASIGLPLRLVLSERNYPPARPLAWRWRLLRRLAYPRAHMHLVQTQGIAQWLHQRGLARRTAVLPNAIVWPMPRLVPQLNPAASVPPGQKLILAVGTKLHQKGFDRLVAAFAALQADYPDWSLVILGIEEAPYRGVNQVARLRQLMGSDSSRLILPGNVGNVGDWYEASDLFVLSSRFEGYPNVLLEAMASGLPCLAVDCPTGPSDLIDSGMNGWLVSEHVASTDMAQPLRRALEDVTARAAFASRAQAVRQRNAPESLRPVFLDLMRSL; encoded by the coding sequence ATGAAGCCAGCAGCTCAGCGGTGCAGATCGGCCTTGCTTTTCATCGACTCGCTCAAGCTCGGTGGCGCTGAGCGCGTCACCCTGCAGTGGGCTGAATGGTTGTTGGCAGGTGGTTGGAGCGTCACATTGTTGACCTCAAAGTCCGCCAGCCACGATTTCTATCCCGTTCCCGCTGGTCTCCGCCGCTTGCAGGAGCCTGTCCTGCCCGGTGGGTTGGATCGTGCCTTGTTTTGGCCGTTGAAGCTTTGGCGTTTGCGCAAGCTGCTTCGACGCGAGCAGCCCGATCTCCTGATCGGCATGACGACGCTGCCATCGATCAAGGTGGCACTGGCTTCGATCGGTCTGCCGTTGCGCCTGGTGTTGTCGGAGCGCAACTATCCCCCGGCCCGTCCGCTGGCTTGGCGTTGGCGGCTGCTGCGGCGCCTGGCCTATCCCCGAGCGCATATGCATCTGGTGCAAACGCAGGGCATTGCTCAGTGGCTTCATCAACGCGGCCTGGCCCGCCGCACAGCGGTTTTGCCCAACGCGATTGTTTGGCCGATGCCGCGTCTCGTTCCTCAGCTGAATCCAGCGGCTTCTGTGCCACCGGGCCAGAAGTTGATCCTGGCGGTTGGAACCAAGCTCCATCAGAAAGGCTTTGATCGTTTGGTGGCCGCCTTTGCTGCCCTGCAGGCTGACTACCCCGATTGGTCCCTGGTGATCCTGGGCATCGAGGAAGCACCGTATCGCGGCGTCAATCAGGTGGCCCGACTGCGCCAGCTGATGGGTTCGGATTCCTCGCGTCTGATCCTTCCGGGGAACGTCGGCAATGTTGGGGATTGGTATGAGGCCAGCGACCTGTTTGTTCTCTCATCCCGTTTTGAGGGCTATCCCAATGTGTTGCTGGAGGCGATGGCCTCTGGTTTGCCTTGTCTTGCTGTGGACTGTCCGACAGGCCCCTCGGACCTCATTGATTCAGGCATGAACGGATGGCTCGTCTCCGAGCACGTCGCCTCGACCGATATGGCACAACCCTTGCGCCGTGCCTTGGAGGACGTCACTGCGCGCGCGGCTTTCGCCTCACGAGCACAAGCGGTTCGTCAACGCAATGCACCGGAGAGCTTGCGACCTGTGTTTCTCGATTTAATGAGGTCGCTTTGA
- a CDS encoding glycosyltransferase yields MADIVLLSTADWDHPLWTNKQHVACALAAEGERVLYVESLGLRSVQVKTQDFRRILRRLFLGLRFVRAVRPGVWVLSPLVLPGGSHGVSLRLNRLVVRCSVSIACWLLRFRAPWLWTYNPLTLLYLPLKGFELSIYHAVDAVQEQPCMPRSLIESEEARLCRSVDQVFTTSPYLAERLAVHAERICYEPNVADRDHFSASRVLRQTPGFVDPPELEGIPEPRIGFVGAISSYKLDFALIRAVALRHPEWHFVFIGPQSEGEPSTDLSQLCGLSNVHWLGPKPYSQLPRFLAAFQCGWLPLQCNAYTRAMFPMKFFEYLFAGLPVVSTRIHALRSFEAICCLCPPDPLAFSKQLQRVLGGQGPSLETRLSGIEGYTYAGRTRRMLNLLRSQGECVG; encoded by the coding sequence ATGGCGGATATCGTTCTGCTGTCCACGGCTGACTGGGATCATCCCCTTTGGACGAACAAGCAGCACGTTGCCTGTGCTCTGGCCGCTGAAGGCGAGCGTGTTCTGTACGTTGAATCCCTTGGCCTTCGCTCAGTTCAGGTCAAAACTCAGGATTTCAGAAGGATTCTTCGGCGGTTGTTTCTTGGTCTGCGTTTTGTGCGGGCTGTGCGGCCTGGGGTCTGGGTCTTATCTCCGTTGGTCCTTCCCGGTGGTTCCCATGGGGTTTCGCTTCGCCTCAACCGCTTGGTGGTGCGCTGCAGTGTCTCCATCGCTTGTTGGTTGCTGCGTTTTCGTGCTCCCTGGCTCTGGACGTACAACCCGTTGACGTTGCTTTATCTGCCGTTGAAAGGGTTTGAGCTGTCGATCTACCACGCAGTGGATGCAGTTCAGGAGCAGCCCTGCATGCCGAGGAGCTTGATCGAGTCCGAGGAAGCCCGCCTGTGTCGTTCCGTCGACCAGGTCTTCACCACGTCGCCCTATTTGGCTGAGCGATTGGCCGTGCATGCAGAGCGAATTTGTTACGAGCCCAACGTGGCGGATCGGGATCATTTCTCCGCCTCAAGGGTGCTTCGTCAGACCCCAGGGTTTGTCGATCCGCCGGAGCTGGAGGGGATTCCTGAGCCCAGAATCGGTTTTGTTGGTGCGATCAGCAGCTACAAACTGGATTTTGCTCTGATTCGCGCTGTTGCCCTCCGCCATCCTGAGTGGCATTTCGTCTTCATAGGTCCACAGTCTGAGGGTGAGCCCAGCACCGATCTCTCCCAGTTGTGCGGCCTCAGCAACGTGCATTGGCTCGGCCCCAAGCCCTACAGCCAACTCCCGCGGTTTTTGGCTGCCTTTCAGTGCGGCTGGCTGCCATTGCAGTGCAACGCCTACACCCGGGCGATGTTTCCGATGAAATTTTTCGAGTATCTGTTCGCTGGTTTGCCGGTGGTGTCCACACGGATTCATGCCCTTCGTTCCTTCGAAGCGATTTGCTGCCTCTGTCCACCGGATCCGTTGGCGTTCAGCAAGCAGCTCCAACGGGTGCTGGGAGGCCAGGGGCCGAGCCTTGAGACGCGATTGAGCGGGATCGAGGGCTACACCTATGCCGGTCGAACGCGGCGCATGCTCAACTTGCTGCGTTCTCAAGGGGAATGCGTTGGATGA
- a CDS encoding ABC transporter ATP-binding protein has product MSRQFPRLSLQSQTWKDISALLGKLPARRKRLVGFVLLASFFQGILDLLLIAFLARFVGLFSGAKLADRLPGILVFGGGILDQTGWLLALLIASFWLTSLVRFLVSLMQSLLSAEIWNDLVNQVYQNVLQQRYEFFIENRTANLSEKFNRILNSVSTKVVIPLIAIAGNALSVTSLLIGVVFVLGYQALAIFLLMLMAYAVASVLITPYLRLATKQRVRYGRRINLLLMESLRSIRDVHLYSADKYFVTRFSSDGVIAKRYDRLTRLLPDVPRFLIEPAGVSILFLVGLAPAVLSGDSGDVRNAIPDLFAIMFTLLKISGPLQNTFRSLNRLRGGLPEIKDALDLLDLKPERLLLSSPGVPTPEGLMPRRLIQLKDVSFSYRRSDRLVVDAVNISIPIGSRFALVGRTGSGKTTIGHLLLGLLQPTSGQLMLDGIPVSPQDLPAWQANCALVPQDIRLFDGSIRDNVAFGLDNDSIDDEDIWAALKTAQFDDVVAQMHYGLYTMIGENGVKLSGGQRQRLALARAFYRGAKVLVLDEATSALDNRTEHDLLQALDLVGRRCTTIVIAHRLSTVKKCDRIVEIENGKIHAQGDFVSLCENSETFRDMYRIENT; this is encoded by the coding sequence ATGAGCCGTCAGTTTCCGAGACTCTCGCTGCAGAGTCAGACGTGGAAAGATATTTCGGCGTTGCTGGGCAAGTTGCCGGCTCGGCGGAAGCGGTTGGTCGGTTTCGTTCTTCTGGCGTCGTTTTTCCAAGGTATTCTTGATCTTCTTCTGATTGCCTTCTTGGCCCGATTTGTGGGCCTTTTTTCGGGGGCAAAACTGGCAGATCGATTGCCAGGAATTTTGGTTTTTGGTGGAGGAATTTTAGATCAAACGGGTTGGCTTTTGGCCCTGTTGATTGCTTCCTTCTGGCTCACATCCCTCGTGCGCTTTCTTGTGTCTTTGATGCAAAGCCTCTTGAGTGCGGAAATATGGAACGACCTTGTAAATCAAGTCTACCAAAATGTACTGCAACAGCGTTATGAATTTTTTATTGAAAACCGCACCGCCAATCTTTCCGAAAAATTCAATCGAATACTTAATAGTGTTTCTACCAAGGTTGTCATTCCTTTGATTGCGATTGCCGGCAATGCTTTGTCGGTGACGTCGTTATTGATTGGTGTTGTTTTTGTCCTTGGCTACCAAGCCTTGGCCATCTTCCTGCTGATGTTGATGGCCTATGCAGTGGCCTCGGTGCTGATCACTCCCTATCTGAGGCTGGCGACCAAGCAGCGCGTCCGTTATGGACGTCGGATCAACCTCTTGCTGATGGAGTCGTTGCGATCGATTCGTGATGTTCATCTTTATTCCGCGGACAAATACTTTGTGACTCGCTTTTCTTCGGATGGAGTGATTGCAAAGCGATACGATCGATTAACGCGTTTGCTGCCCGACGTTCCGCGATTTCTGATTGAGCCAGCGGGTGTTTCGATTTTGTTCTTGGTCGGTTTGGCTCCTGCAGTGTTGAGTGGAGATTCCGGCGATGTGCGCAATGCGATTCCAGATTTGTTCGCAATTATGTTCACGCTGTTGAAGATTTCTGGGCCACTTCAGAACACATTCCGCAGCCTGAATCGTTTGCGTGGCGGTCTTCCGGAAATTAAAGATGCACTTGATTTGTTGGATCTGAAGCCTGAGCGACTGCTTCTCTCTTCTCCTGGTGTGCCAACCCCGGAAGGGTTGATGCCACGACGACTGATTCAATTGAAGGATGTCAGTTTTTCATATCGGCGCAGCGATCGATTGGTGGTTGATGCTGTCAATATCTCCATTCCGATTGGATCCCGTTTTGCCTTGGTTGGGCGCACGGGAAGTGGAAAAACAACGATCGGCCATCTTTTGCTGGGCTTGCTCCAGCCAACGTCGGGTCAGCTCATGTTGGATGGTATTCCCGTGAGTCCCCAAGACTTGCCGGCATGGCAGGCCAATTGCGCCTTGGTCCCTCAGGACATACGTCTTTTCGATGGAAGTATTCGAGACAATGTTGCGTTTGGATTGGACAATGATTCGATCGACGATGAGGACATTTGGGCGGCGCTGAAGACGGCTCAGTTTGACGATGTTGTTGCTCAAATGCACTACGGCCTTTACACCATGATTGGAGAAAACGGTGTGAAGTTGTCGGGGGGACAGCGCCAGCGTCTTGCGCTGGCGCGAGCTTTTTATCGCGGTGCCAAAGTTCTCGTGCTGGATGAAGCAACAAGCGCTCTCGATAACAGAACCGAGCATGATCTTCTTCAAGCTCTGGATCTGGTTGGGCGCCGTTGCACAACCATCGTGATCGCCCATCGGCTATCAACAGTCAAAAAATGTGATCGAATTGTTGAGATTGAAAATGGAAAGATCCATGCTCAGGGCGATTTTGTATCCCTTTGCGAGAATTCGGAAACATTCCGAGATATGTATCGCATTGAAAACACTTAA
- a CDS encoding glycosyltransferase — MLPDSVSPALVRFLVPGTSGRFRCGGLSVEQQTARLVANLCPTELVTYCERSGDHPYLDDCLRQDPPDAQVLWVVSWGFDVPGLIRRLRGHRVAYHAHSSQYGFGLPPGVPVLAVSRNTLGYWGNKAPRNPLLLVPNALDQAWIDRGDRSSGRRRPIDVLVQARKSSPYVLKQLVPALRQAGLEVEVQAGWVDDLVDLFNRSTVYLYDSAEYWRGRGVTEGFGLPPLEALACGCVVFSSLNHALADYGDPGTTLHQIGCGRLRFDVERIKAAVAAPQGWRPSADRLDTLLQECSEAALLYRWRDAFAHLDALEAASGPPLSSPSTGRLRLQQLLARLQRVVNRLPVWPSR, encoded by the coding sequence TTGCTGCCTGATTCTGTGTCTCCTGCGCTTGTCCGCTTCCTGGTCCCCGGCACCAGTGGCCGGTTCCGGTGTGGCGGACTGAGCGTTGAACAGCAGACCGCCCGACTGGTGGCGAATCTGTGCCCAACGGAACTGGTCACCTATTGCGAGCGTTCAGGCGATCACCCGTACTTGGACGACTGCCTCCGCCAAGACCCTCCGGATGCCCAGGTGCTCTGGGTGGTGAGCTGGGGTTTTGATGTTCCCGGTTTGATCCGTCGGCTCCGAGGCCACCGGGTGGCCTACCACGCCCACAGCAGTCAATACGGCTTCGGCTTGCCGCCGGGGGTTCCCGTCTTGGCGGTCAGCCGCAACACTCTGGGCTATTGGGGGAACAAGGCTCCCCGTAATCCCCTGCTCCTGGTTCCAAATGCTCTGGATCAGGCTTGGATCGACCGTGGCGACCGTTCGTCCGGCCGGCGCCGACCGATTGATGTGTTGGTGCAGGCCCGCAAAAGCAGCCCCTATGTGCTCAAGCAGCTGGTGCCGGCGTTGCGGCAGGCGGGTCTTGAGGTGGAGGTGCAGGCCGGCTGGGTGGATGACCTGGTTGATCTGTTCAATCGCTCCACGGTCTACCTCTACGACTCTGCGGAGTACTGGCGTGGCCGCGGCGTGACCGAGGGCTTCGGCTTGCCACCGCTGGAAGCGTTGGCCTGCGGCTGTGTTGTGTTCAGCAGCCTCAATCATGCTTTGGCCGACTACGGCGACCCTGGTACCACCTTGCATCAGATCGGTTGTGGCCGGTTGCGTTTCGATGTTGAACGGATCAAGGCTGCCGTTGCTGCACCCCAGGGCTGGCGGCCCTCGGCAGATCGTTTGGACACCCTGCTGCAGGAGTGTTCAGAAGCTGCGCTGCTGTACCGCTGGCGGGACGCCTTCGCTCATCTGGATGCCCTGGAGGCTGCATCGGGACCACCCCTGAGCAGTCCCTCCACAGGGCGGTTGCGACTGCAGCAGCTGCTTGCTCGGCTGCAGCGAGTGGTCAATCGGTTGCCCGTCTGGCCTTCCAGATAG
- a CDS encoding heme oxygenase (biliverdin-producing) codes for MSVALAAQLREGTKKSHTMAENTGFVSCFLKGVVDKASYRKLVADLYFVYSAMEEEIGKLSDHPVVGPVAMAQLNRREALEQDLTYYFGEGWKDQIQPSPSAAAYVERIHAVAQESPELLVGHHYTRYLGDLSGGQILKNIAQKAMNMEGDAGLRFYVFDDIADEKAFKTTYRSAMDTLPIDQAMADRIVEEANHAFHLNMNMFKELEGNLVAAIGKVLFGFLTRRQRAGSTEAVAA; via the coding sequence ATGTCTGTCGCCCTTGCTGCCCAGCTCCGGGAAGGCACGAAAAAGTCGCACACCATGGCCGAGAACACCGGCTTCGTGAGCTGCTTTCTGAAGGGAGTTGTTGATAAGGCCAGCTATCGCAAGCTGGTGGCTGATCTGTATTTCGTTTACTCCGCGATGGAAGAGGAGATCGGCAAGTTGTCCGATCACCCGGTTGTTGGCCCTGTCGCCATGGCCCAGCTCAACCGTCGTGAGGCCCTCGAGCAAGACCTCACCTATTACTTCGGCGAGGGCTGGAAAGACCAGATCCAGCCTTCGCCCTCAGCAGCCGCCTATGTGGAGCGCATTCATGCTGTGGCGCAGGAGTCTCCCGAGTTATTGGTGGGTCACCACTACACCCGTTATCTCGGTGATCTCTCCGGTGGTCAGATCCTCAAGAACATTGCTCAGAAGGCGATGAACATGGAGGGCGACGCCGGTCTGCGCTTCTACGTCTTCGACGACATCGCCGATGAGAAGGCGTTCAAGACGACCTATCGCTCCGCCATGGACACCCTGCCGATCGATCAGGCCATGGCCGATCGCATCGTGGAGGAGGCCAACCACGCCTTCCACCTGAACATGAACATGTTTAAGGAGCTGGAGGGCAATCTGGTCGCTGCCATCGGCAAGGTGCTGTTTGGTTTCCTCACCCGCCGCCAGCGGGCCGGCAGCACGGAGGCTGTTGCTGCCTGA
- a CDS encoding class II aldolase/adducin family protein, whose protein sequence is MTDQALREHLVAVARRMNASGLNQGTSGNLSVRCPGGLLITPSSLPYEHMGPSDLVAINWQGQPLQDAGRRPSSEWRLHADVLAARPELGAVLHCHPIHGTALACHDKGIPPFHYMTAVAGGDDIRCAPYATFGTEELSRLAVEAMADRQACLLARHGLVSAGASLDQALRIAVEVETLARMYLQALQLGEPPLLTPAQMQAVHAQFQGLDYGQPDEHPPSGL, encoded by the coding sequence ATGACTGACCAGGCCCTCCGGGAGCATCTGGTGGCCGTGGCCCGGCGCATGAATGCCTCGGGTCTCAACCAGGGCACCTCCGGCAATCTCTCGGTGCGTTGTCCTGGGGGTTTGTTGATCACTCCCAGCTCGCTTCCTTACGAACACATGGGGCCGAGTGACCTCGTGGCGATCAATTGGCAGGGCCAGCCGTTGCAGGACGCTGGCCGGCGTCCGTCCTCGGAATGGCGCCTTCATGCCGATGTGCTCGCTGCCCGCCCTGAGCTCGGGGCGGTGCTCCATTGCCATCCGATCCATGGCACGGCTCTTGCCTGCCATGACAAAGGCATCCCTCCCTTCCATTACATGACTGCAGTGGCAGGGGGTGATGACATCCGCTGTGCTCCCTATGCCACCTTCGGAACCGAGGAGCTGTCCCGCTTGGCGGTGGAGGCGATGGCGGACCGTCAGGCCTGCTTGCTGGCGCGTCACGGTCTGGTGAGCGCGGGGGCAAGCCTGGATCAGGCGCTGCGCATTGCCGTGGAGGTGGAGACCTTGGCGCGGATGTATCTCCAGGCCCTTCAGCTCGGCGAGCCGCCGTTGCTGACCCCAGCCCAGATGCAGGCGGTGCATGCTCAGTTTCAAGGCCTTGACTACGGCCAGCCTGACGAGCACCCCCCGTCAGGCCTCTAG